From one Bacillus sp. FJAT-42376 genomic stretch:
- a CDS encoding amino acid permease yields MEQDKTLRKGLLPRHVQFIALAGMIGTGIFKGSSDTLNMAGPSVVFAYLLGGLLLFIVMSALGEMASVYPNHNTQHLLSKAFGARTSFIAGWLYWINWIIVTVVEVLAAGSFLQFWFASVPLWVLALICAVFIIAINLTQVKFYGEFEFYFAGIKIITLTLFIILGLCMIFGVIPSPVEEPLSNYTAHGGFFPNGAAGVFSALLVVMFSYGGAELIGVAVTETKDAEKVLPKVIKSTVIRVILFYVLPILIICGLIPWNEVSGKESPFVQVFTATGIPGAAHVMNFVLLTAVLSAANSGIYATSRTLYSMAQNGEAPKKLARLSKQDIPVNGIALTAIALIFGVFLAYQTPDEVISYLMTIPGFTVLLIWLGICLAQIKLRKHYPKEPYFKLKWAPFTTIAASLSLAVIFISFVFNRDNVIGTVVCISILAVLVVVSMVYSKRVK; encoded by the coding sequence ATGGAACAGGACAAAACACTTAGAAAAGGCTTGCTGCCAAGACATGTCCAATTCATCGCGCTCGCCGGGATGATTGGGACAGGGATCTTTAAAGGCAGTTCCGATACATTGAATATGGCAGGACCGAGCGTTGTGTTTGCGTATCTGCTTGGCGGGCTTCTGCTGTTTATCGTGATGTCGGCACTGGGGGAGATGGCCTCCGTCTATCCGAATCACAACACCCAGCATTTGCTTTCAAAGGCTTTTGGGGCCAGAACCTCCTTTATCGCCGGCTGGCTTTACTGGATCAACTGGATTATTGTAACAGTGGTCGAGGTTTTGGCAGCCGGAAGCTTTCTGCAATTCTGGTTTGCCTCCGTGCCGTTGTGGGTGCTCGCTCTTATCTGTGCGGTCTTTATCATTGCGATTAACCTGACCCAGGTAAAGTTTTACGGGGAATTTGAATTTTACTTTGCCGGGATTAAGATCATTACGCTTACCCTGTTTATTATTCTCGGTCTTTGCATGATCTTCGGCGTGATCCCAAGCCCTGTTGAAGAACCGCTTTCCAATTACACAGCGCACGGCGGATTTTTCCCGAACGGCGCAGCCGGTGTGTTCAGCGCCCTCCTTGTTGTCATGTTCTCATACGGCGGAGCTGAATTAATCGGAGTGGCCGTTACTGAAACAAAGGATGCCGAAAAAGTGCTTCCGAAAGTCATTAAAAGCACCGTCATCCGGGTCATCCTCTTTTACGTATTGCCGATTCTCATCATTTGCGGGCTGATTCCGTGGAACGAGGTTTCCGGCAAGGAAAGTCCATTCGTCCAGGTATTTACGGCAACAGGCATTCCGGGGGCAGCCCACGTCATGAATTTCGTGCTCCTGACCGCTGTTTTATCCGCAGCCAATTCCGGCATTTATGCCACATCCAGGACCCTGTACTCCATGGCCCAAAACGGTGAAGCACCAAAAAAGCTTGCCAGGCTGTCTAAACAGGATATTCCGGTGAACGGAATTGCCCTGACTGCCATAGCCCTGATCTTCGGAGTGTTCCTGGCCTATCAGACACCTGATGAAGTCATCAGCTACTTGATGACCATTCCCGGATTTACCGTCCTGCTGATCTGGCTCGGCATCTGCCTTGCCCAAATCAAGCTTCGCAAACACTATCCGAAAGAGCCGTATTTCAAGCTGAAATGGGCGCCATTTACAACGATTGCGGCAAGCCTGTCTTTGGCCGTCATTTTCATTTCCTTTGTCTTCAATCGTGACAATGTGATCGGGACTGTTGTATGCATCAGCATTTTGGCTGTGTTGGTGGTTGTTTCGATGGTTTATTCAAAGAGAGTGAAGTAA
- a CDS encoding HAMP domain-containing methyl-accepting chemotaxis protein, producing the protein MFQTIKWRNIKIRGKYNLIFSFAAAAFLVSVLITYFYLDLSSRELKETRSKNELSTYAEDLVSLYQEKYLLIPEYILLSDDEKLDQYLQYSSQFVKTAKKLKPRLDRGQMDTFNKLIGNNNQLDQQFFSVVVPNVQQINTAEYKEMQALVNQLKEDTSKLGKELKHAAASSSEQAMDTSLHHLSNVTMILIITAAASIGLSFLLLYLVSVNIRKNLNNVITVSEEIAGGNLNVKNLDYEGTDEIGQLSKSINYMGQRLRDMISSISNLSKEVDLQSVTLLESTEEVKQGSEQIALTIEDISKNGHSQAENAAKISMNTQAFSDEMANAKENTVKLVDFTNQILQVSIHGDQQMHESQKQMTIINELVETSVHKVNGLEAKTQSISEIVGVIRSIADQTNLLALNASIEAARAGEAGKGFAVVASEVRKLAEQVSNSIQSISAIVYSVKEETTGIAKDLTQGFTEVHKGSEQFERTRKQFSDIKNQVADMSDQVKNISAIFSSVQESGQEINESVEQIAGASEQAAAGSEEISAAAHEQSHSIDSIFSSAKMLTGMVEQMNGLIKKFQL; encoded by the coding sequence TTGTTTCAAACGATAAAGTGGAGAAATATCAAGATCCGCGGAAAATACAACCTTATTTTTTCATTTGCTGCGGCTGCCTTTTTAGTATCTGTCCTTATTACGTATTTTTATTTGGATTTATCAAGCCGAGAGCTGAAAGAAACAAGATCAAAAAATGAACTGTCCACGTATGCGGAAGACCTGGTCTCTCTCTATCAGGAGAAATACCTGCTCATTCCGGAATACATTTTGCTTTCGGATGATGAGAAGCTGGATCAGTATTTGCAGTACAGCAGCCAATTCGTGAAGACGGCGAAAAAGCTAAAGCCCCGCTTGGACAGGGGGCAGATGGACACCTTCAACAAGCTGATCGGCAATAACAACCAATTGGATCAGCAGTTTTTCAGCGTGGTCGTTCCAAATGTCCAGCAGATCAATACCGCCGAGTATAAGGAAATGCAGGCATTGGTCAATCAGCTGAAAGAGGATACATCAAAGCTTGGGAAGGAGCTGAAACATGCGGCAGCAAGCTCCAGTGAACAAGCGATGGATACGTCCCTGCACCATCTGTCAAATGTGACAATGATTCTCATCATTACCGCCGCAGCTTCCATCGGGCTATCGTTTTTGCTGCTTTATTTAGTCAGCGTGAACATAAGGAAGAATCTGAATAACGTCATTACGGTGAGTGAGGAGATTGCCGGAGGGAATTTGAATGTAAAGAATTTGGATTATGAGGGGACCGATGAAATCGGCCAGCTGTCAAAATCCATTAACTACATGGGACAGCGTCTTCGAGACATGATTTCCTCTATATCCAATCTCTCCAAAGAGGTGGACCTGCAAAGTGTGACGCTTCTTGAATCAACGGAAGAAGTGAAACAGGGAAGCGAACAGATTGCCTTAACCATTGAAGATATTTCGAAAAATGGCCATTCGCAGGCGGAGAACGCGGCCAAAATTTCCATGAATACGCAAGCGTTTAGTGACGAAATGGCAAACGCCAAAGAAAATACGGTGAAGCTTGTAGACTTTACGAATCAGATTCTTCAAGTTTCCATTCATGGCGATCAGCAGATGCATGAATCACAAAAGCAAATGACAATCATCAATGAGCTTGTAGAAACCTCTGTTCATAAAGTGAATGGGCTGGAAGCGAAGACACAATCCATTTCAGAGATTGTAGGTGTCATAAGGTCCATCGCCGATCAGACAAACCTTTTGGCGCTCAATGCTTCCATTGAAGCAGCCAGAGCTGGAGAGGCAGGGAAAGGATTTGCGGTTGTGGCAAGCGAGGTCCGAAAACTGGCTGAACAAGTATCAAATTCCATTCAGAGTATTTCCGCCATTGTTTACAGTGTCAAAGAAGAAACGACAGGCATCGCAAAGGATTTGACACAGGGATTTACCGAGGTTCATAAAGGATCGGAACAATTTGAGCGGACAAGGAAACAATTTTCGGATATAAAAAACCAGGTTGCGGATATGTCCGATCAGGTTAAGAACATTTCCGCCATTTTTAGCTCCGTTCAGGAATCGGGACAGGAAATCAATGAATCTGTCGAGCAGATTGCGGGGGCATCCGAACAAGCAGCTGCAGGATCTGAAGAAATTTCGGCAGCTGCACATGAACAAAGCCACTCCATCGACAGCATCTTCTCCAGTGCAAAAATGCTGACCGGCATGGTGGAACAAATGAACGGTTTGATTAAGAAATTTCAGCTCTAA
- a CDS encoding substrate-binding domain-containing protein: MLKVLHKKRLVGILVLAMLLLISACTGQTARKPEKADRVKLVSDAGKPYIGFVLDTLKEERWYKDKALFEEKVIQMGGQVKTLAANGLDDIQFRQAELLIQEGADVLVVVPHNAEQSAKIAEMAHKAGVKVISYDRLIKNANVDYYISFDNEKVGELQATEIVKRAAKGNFAYIGGAESDNNALLFREGAMKVIQPLIDKGDIKVVYDQYTDEWKPETAQKNMQAALAQNSNRIDAVIAANDGTAGGVINALSSSGLSGKIPVSGQDAELMAIKRIIEGSQTMTVYKPITRLAEEAAQVAVKAAKGEKVAADRTVNNGKIDVPSILLDPIAVTKENIKDTVIKDGYLTEEEIFSGQ, from the coding sequence TTGCTTAAGGTTCTTCATAAAAAAAGACTGGTGGGCATCCTGGTTTTAGCCATGCTTCTCCTCATTTCAGCCTGTACCGGTCAAACGGCCCGTAAACCGGAAAAAGCAGACCGGGTCAAGCTCGTGTCTGATGCGGGAAAGCCTTATATCGGTTTTGTGCTGGATACACTGAAAGAAGAGCGCTGGTATAAGGATAAAGCCTTATTCGAAGAGAAGGTCATTCAAATGGGCGGACAGGTAAAGACGCTTGCCGCCAATGGTCTGGATGATATTCAATTCAGGCAGGCTGAACTGCTTATCCAGGAGGGAGCGGATGTGTTAGTCGTCGTCCCTCATAATGCCGAACAATCAGCGAAGATTGCGGAAATGGCTCATAAAGCGGGCGTGAAGGTGATTTCCTATGACAGGCTGATAAAAAATGCAAACGTTGATTATTATATTTCCTTTGATAATGAAAAGGTAGGAGAACTTCAGGCGACTGAAATCGTCAAACGGGCGGCAAAAGGCAACTTCGCCTACATCGGAGGAGCAGAATCAGACAATAATGCGCTGCTGTTCCGCGAAGGGGCGATGAAGGTGATTCAGCCGCTCATCGACAAAGGCGATATTAAAGTCGTTTATGACCAATACACCGATGAATGGAAACCGGAAACGGCCCAAAAGAACATGCAGGCAGCCCTGGCTCAAAATTCAAATCGAATTGATGCGGTCATTGCCGCAAATGACGGAACAGCCGGCGGTGTCATCAATGCTCTGTCCTCTTCCGGTTTATCAGGGAAAATCCCTGTATCCGGGCAGGATGCTGAATTGATGGCAATAAAGCGCATTATAGAAGGTTCCCAGACGATGACCGTTTATAAGCCGATCACCCGGCTGGCAGAGGAAGCAGCGCAAGTGGCGGTGAAGGCTGCAAAGGGTGAAAAAGTAGCAGCGGATCGAACGGTGAATAATGGGAAAATCGACGTTCCATCCATCCTGTTGGATCCTATAGCCGTTACAAAAGAGAATATTAAAGACACCGTCATTAAAGACGGCTATTTAACGGAAGAAGAAATTTTTAGCGGCCAATAA
- a CDS encoding YfmQ family protein gives MATWLIIVLICVSTLKVVLASPPTFVMDWLLAKFALHAKVLEEDTTVTHMGKSLEGEEKIQFIQHFNEAVFFDRYDEYDVPGTNTGIPLVMVTKKGKKKVRLSVYIYSDHVDVFKQSSKKAAAYSLLSESLQNGSITLAGNH, from the coding sequence ATGGCAACCTGGCTGATTATCGTGCTGATATGCGTCAGCACTCTTAAAGTGGTACTGGCTAGCCCCCCGACCTTTGTTATGGATTGGCTGCTTGCCAAATTTGCACTGCATGCAAAGGTCCTTGAGGAGGACACCACTGTAACGCACATGGGAAAATCGCTGGAGGGAGAAGAAAAAATCCAATTTATCCAGCATTTTAATGAAGCGGTCTTTTTTGACCGGTATGATGAATACGATGTTCCTGGAACGAACACCGGCATTCCCCTTGTTATGGTTACAAAGAAGGGGAAAAAGAAAGTCAGGCTCTCTGTCTATATCTACAGCGACCATGTGGATGTATTCAAACAATCCAGCAAGAAGGCAGCCGCCTATAGTCTGCTGTCTGAGAGTCTTCAAAACGGTTCGATCACGTTAGCGGGGAACCATTGA
- a CDS encoding SGNH/GDSL hydrolase family protein has product MKIICFGDSLTRGVTSVKGRLRITKKNYPYYLEECLKFDSTVVNKGVFNDHSDSLLKRLQKDVLDENPDYVIIGIGGNDCNFNWKEVVLNPEMEHQPIVPAGRFTANMKTMIEKMIMAGITPIVMTLLPLDPVRYYQYLFRQYGSTIGHWISMKGGMEHWHGMYNERLLTLADEMHVAVADVRTALRQAGTLNELISGDGIHLTSAGYRVAGREISHLIKRKT; this is encoded by the coding sequence ATGAAAATCATTTGCTTCGGTGACAGTTTGACGAGGGGCGTAACGTCTGTCAAAGGGCGATTAAGAATAACCAAAAAGAATTACCCCTATTACCTGGAGGAATGTTTAAAATTCGATTCAACCGTGGTCAATAAGGGGGTATTTAACGATCATTCCGATTCTCTTTTAAAAAGACTGCAGAAGGACGTTTTGGATGAAAATCCGGATTACGTGATCATTGGAATAGGAGGGAATGACTGCAATTTCAATTGGAAGGAAGTGGTGCTGAATCCTGAAATGGAGCATCAGCCCATCGTTCCCGCCGGCCGTTTCACCGCTAATATGAAAACCATGATAGAGAAAATGATAATGGCCGGGATTACACCAATCGTGATGACACTTCTCCCTCTCGACCCCGTGCGGTACTACCAATACCTGTTCAGGCAATACGGCAGCACCATCGGCCACTGGATCAGTATGAAGGGCGGCATGGAGCATTGGCACGGCATGTATAATGAACGCTTGCTGACCTTGGCGGATGAAATGCACGTGGCGGTCGCAGACGTCCGGACCGCTTTGAGACAAGCCGGCACCCTGAACGAATTAATCAGCGGCGATGGGATCCATTTAACCTCTGCCGGTTACAGAGTAGCCGGCAGGGAGATCTCTCATTTAATTAAGCGGAAAACATAA
- a CDS encoding esterase-like activity of phytase family protein, whose translation MNLQNALKMIITSAICFTLFACSNNQQETRKEKESASGSSSVKLIGKYQLENPPVLAKGIHAGMGSSLVHLPGDPDHVFYSSSDRGPNGELTVNKEERRTFPIPAYTPVVYRIEISEGKINITDTIPLKLPKGSDPVTGKSLITGLPNVKGKDEIPYDAKGKRVLSYDPYGLDTEGLAYNPADETFWLSDEYGPSLVQMKKDGTLIQRFVPSGMETAFKNASLLPVKGNLPAVLSKRADNRGFESAAITPDGRYLFTMTQSALENPDDSSRITRLLKIDLKASKVIAEYTYRFEDGKKFGVDQEDIVASDLYAIDEHRLLVDERDTASGKEAKYKKIYQIDLQEATNVLDKDQAKGKTLEQMNTKDLKAEGIKTAAKKEVLDLLKFGYPYEKAEGITLVGKKLAVINDDDFGMADSNSKTELWLFRLP comes from the coding sequence ATGAATCTGCAAAATGCACTTAAAATGATCATTACGTCAGCCATTTGCTTTACTCTGTTCGCATGCTCCAACAATCAGCAGGAGACCAGGAAAGAGAAGGAGAGCGCTTCCGGCTCTTCTTCGGTAAAGCTGATCGGAAAATACCAGCTCGAAAATCCGCCGGTTTTAGCGAAAGGGATCCATGCGGGGATGGGATCATCTCTTGTACATCTCCCGGGAGATCCGGATCATGTTTTTTACTCTTCTTCCGACCGGGGCCCGAACGGGGAACTGACCGTAAACAAGGAAGAACGGAGAACGTTCCCGATTCCCGCCTATACTCCTGTCGTTTACCGGATCGAAATTTCCGAAGGGAAAATAAACATTACAGATACCATTCCGTTAAAGCTGCCCAAGGGGTCCGATCCCGTAACGGGAAAATCCCTTATTACAGGTCTGCCTAATGTGAAGGGGAAGGATGAAATCCCTTACGATGCGAAAGGGAAAAGGGTTTTGTCCTACGATCCGTATGGCCTGGATACAGAAGGTCTTGCCTACAATCCAGCGGATGAAACGTTTTGGTTAAGTGATGAATACGGGCCAAGTCTCGTTCAGATGAAAAAAGACGGAACCCTTATCCAGCGGTTCGTCCCATCGGGAATGGAAACGGCATTCAAAAACGCATCCCTTCTTCCTGTAAAAGGGAATTTGCCGGCGGTTTTATCAAAGCGGGCGGATAATAGAGGCTTTGAATCCGCAGCGATTACGCCGGACGGGCGCTATCTTTTCACCATGACACAAAGTGCCCTGGAGAATCCGGATGACAGCTCTCGAATCACCAGACTGTTAAAAATCGATCTAAAAGCTTCCAAGGTCATTGCTGAATACACCTATAGGTTTGAAGATGGCAAAAAGTTCGGAGTGGATCAGGAAGACATCGTTGCCTCTGATCTATATGCGATCGATGAGCACCGCCTGCTGGTGGATGAACGGGATACCGCTTCTGGAAAAGAAGCGAAATACAAGAAAATCTATCAAATTGATTTGCAGGAAGCAACCAATGTTTTAGACAAGGATCAGGCAAAGGGAAAAACGCTTGAACAAATGAACACAAAGGATTTGAAGGCTGAAGGAATTAAAACAGCGGCTAAAAAAGAAGTGCTCGATCTGTTAAAGTTCGGGTATCCTTACGAAAAGGCAGAGGGCATCACGCTCGTCGGCAAAAAACTGGCGGTCATCAATGACGATGACTTTGGCATGGCGGATTCGAACAGCAAAACGGAACTATGGCTGTTCCGTTTGCCGTAA
- a CDS encoding aldo/keto reductase, which produces MRDVKGLEEIKQSLAERQVTLPDGTSLPAIGQGTWNIGDNSNDAEKEIRALRLGLDLGMTLIDTAEMYGEGASERLVGEAIKGRRDDVFLVSKVYPHHAGLNKITEACEHSLKRLGTDRLDLYLLHWRGRVSLTETIEGMEKLRAEGKILRWGVSNFDTADMEELKSLPDGKNGVTNQVLYHLGSRGIEFDLMPWHQTHRMPIMAYSPLAQGGSLRKQLLSDSVIQELAEKYHVQPLQIALAWTIRSNQVIAIPKAVQEEHVLANAEAASIKFTDEDLHRLDQAFPEPNSKMPLDII; this is translated from the coding sequence ATGAGGGATGTGAAAGGTTTAGAGGAAATCAAACAGTCGTTAGCCGAACGCCAAGTTACACTGCCCGACGGAACTTCCTTGCCTGCTATCGGACAAGGCACGTGGAATATTGGGGACAATTCAAACGATGCCGAGAAAGAAATCAGAGCGCTGAGACTCGGGCTGGATTTGGGTATGACTCTCATTGATACGGCAGAAATGTACGGGGAGGGCGCCTCTGAACGTTTAGTAGGAGAAGCCATTAAAGGCCGCAGGGATGACGTCTTTTTAGTTTCAAAAGTATATCCTCATCATGCAGGTCTTAATAAAATCACTGAGGCTTGTGAACACAGCTTGAAACGGCTCGGAACCGACCGGCTGGATTTATACCTTCTTCACTGGAGAGGCCGTGTCAGCTTGACGGAAACCATTGAGGGAATGGAAAAACTCCGGGCGGAGGGTAAAATTCTCAGATGGGGAGTCTCCAATTTTGACACCGCTGATATGGAAGAGCTTAAATCCTTGCCTGACGGGAAAAATGGTGTGACAAATCAGGTCCTCTATCATCTGGGTTCAAGAGGCATCGAATTCGATCTCATGCCTTGGCATCAAACACATCGTATGCCAATCATGGCCTACAGTCCTCTTGCCCAGGGAGGTTCTTTAAGAAAACAGCTCTTATCGGATTCAGTGATTCAAGAGCTTGCTGAAAAATATCATGTTCAGCCCCTGCAAATCGCACTGGCGTGGACCATCCGTTCGAATCAAGTCATCGCTATTCCAAAAGCGGTTCAGGAGGAGCATGTGCTGGCCAATGCAGAAGCCGCTTCCATAAAGTTTACAGATGAGGATCTTCACCGTTTAGATCAAGCCTTTCCTGAGCCAAACAGTAAAATGCCATTGGATATCATTTAA
- a CDS encoding GntR family transcriptional regulator — translation MFGNDRTQRISHPSYEAIRDKILNGELPGGTKIVEEKLAAELGVSRTPIRESIKKLEYEGLIVNKKVVVPTEKDLRNMFHVRILLEGYSANCAASFLKEDELQELYECIEVGKSGTTDEIMQANQRFHDIIVKASYNSHMIDIIDRMQSMIYLFRRTVVFYNRPFLIEEHEGIYSAIRERDGDKAEHLMKEHLKADLEFCLHLLGS, via the coding sequence ATGTTTGGAAATGACCGGACCCAGCGGATCAGCCACCCTTCCTATGAGGCCATCAGGGATAAGATCTTAAACGGCGAGCTGCCTGGCGGTACGAAAATCGTAGAAGAAAAACTTGCAGCTGAATTGGGCGTCAGCCGGACACCAATTAGAGAGTCTATAAAGAAACTGGAATATGAAGGACTCATTGTAAACAAAAAAGTGGTCGTTCCGACTGAAAAAGACCTGAGGAATATGTTTCACGTCCGCATTTTACTTGAAGGTTACTCCGCTAACTGCGCAGCCTCCTTTTTAAAGGAAGATGAACTGCAGGAACTTTATGAATGCATTGAAGTTGGAAAAAGCGGCACCACTGACGAGATCATGCAGGCAAATCAGCGCTTTCACGATATTATTGTAAAAGCGAGCTACAACTCTCATATGATTGATATCATCGATCGGATGCAATCCATGATTTATCTATTCCGGAGGACAGTCGTATTCTACAATCGCCCCTTTTTAATTGAGGAACATGAAGGAATCTACAGCGCCATCCGCGAAAGAGACGGAGACAAAGCCGAGCACCTGATGAAAGAGCATCTAAAAGCGGATTTGGAGTTTTGTCTGCATTTGCTGGGAAGTTAG
- the garR gene encoding 2-hydroxy-3-oxopropionate reductase: MERKIGFIGLGIMGKPMALNLIKAGHKLTVCDINQEAVNTLVENGAESAATPREAAEKSEIIITVLPASQHVKAVVLGDNGILAGSKEGSVIIDMSSITPEVSRELAAEAAKYGVGMLDAPVSGGEPKAIDGTLAIMVGGKEDVFQSVETVLSGMGKEITLVGDNGCGVTAKLANQIIVNLNIAAMSEALVLASKAGIDIEKMYKAIRGGLAGSAVLDAKVPMILDRNFVAGGSIAINLKDITNVMDTAHEIGVPLPLSSQLLEIFHALKIDGKLNDDHGSIVRYYEKLANTEVKRG, translated from the coding sequence ATGGAACGGAAAATTGGATTTATAGGACTGGGAATCATGGGGAAACCGATGGCGCTCAATTTAATAAAAGCGGGACACAAACTGACAGTGTGTGATATTAATCAGGAAGCCGTAAATACTCTCGTTGAAAATGGTGCGGAATCCGCCGCTACTCCCAGAGAGGCAGCGGAAAAAAGCGAGATTATCATTACGGTTCTGCCTGCTTCCCAGCACGTAAAAGCAGTTGTTTTAGGTGATAACGGAATCCTGGCAGGCTCAAAAGAAGGCTCTGTCATCATCGATATGAGTTCCATCACACCGGAAGTGAGCCGTGAACTTGCTGCAGAGGCAGCGAAGTACGGGGTTGGCATGCTGGATGCGCCGGTAAGCGGCGGAGAGCCGAAAGCGATTGACGGGACACTGGCCATTATGGTCGGCGGGAAGGAAGACGTTTTTCAGAGCGTTGAAACGGTTTTATCCGGAATGGGGAAAGAGATAACGCTTGTAGGCGACAACGGATGCGGAGTGACAGCGAAGCTTGCAAACCAAATTATTGTCAACCTAAACATTGCGGCAATGTCGGAAGCACTTGTTTTGGCTTCAAAAGCGGGAATTGATATTGAAAAAATGTACAAAGCGATCAGAGGAGGCCTTGCTGGGAGCGCCGTGCTGGATGCGAAGGTTCCAATGATTCTTGACCGCAATTTTGTTGCCGGCGGGAGTATTGCGATTAACTTGAAGGACATCACAAATGTCATGGACACAGCTCATGAAATTGGCGTTCCGCTTCCTCTGTCCAGCCAGCTGCTTGAAATATTTCATGCATTAAAGATTGACGGCAAACTCAATGACGATCACGGAAGCATTGTCCGCTACTATGAGAAACTGGCTAATACGGAAGTAAAGAGGGGCTGA
- a CDS encoding four-carbon acid sugar kinase family protein — protein MREKRLSAQYLTSFPQADSKKADAMLAETLKTLNKKIIVLDDDPTGVQTVHNISVYTDWKAETIEEGFKEEQSMFFILTNSRGFSAEETKKVHREIAENIGVAAAKLKQDFIIISRGDSTLRGHYPLETEVLKETLEASSDKTVDGEVLLPFFQEGGRFTVNNVHYVQSGEELVPAGETEFAKDRTFGYANSHLGEWVEEKTKGNYPAESTLYISLEQLRSFQVDQIAEQLCRVENFNKIVVNAIDQTDVKIFTIALIQAMNAGKDFLFRTAAALPKIIGGVPDKPLLTRNELITNETGNGGLIVVGSHVRKTTEQLNELKKLSWIEFIEFNSHLVLQPEKFKEETNRVIETAEAHIQSGKTVAVYTSRERLDLGENKKEEELKLSVTISDAVTSIVKRLEVTPEFLIAKGGITSSDVGTKGLSVKRATVSGQVRPGIPVWKTGKESKYPGMSYVIFPGNVGSVTDLREVVEMLSGK, from the coding sequence ATGAGGGAAAAACGTTTATCAGCACAGTATCTAACATCGTTTCCGCAGGCTGACAGCAAAAAGGCAGATGCAATGCTTGCTGAAACGCTAAAAACTTTAAATAAAAAAATTATTGTTTTGGATGATGATCCTACAGGTGTCCAAACGGTACATAACATTTCAGTTTATACAGACTGGAAGGCAGAGACCATCGAAGAGGGCTTCAAGGAAGAACAGTCCATGTTTTTCATTCTGACTAATTCCAGAGGATTCTCGGCTGAAGAAACAAAGAAAGTCCACCGTGAGATTGCAGAAAATATCGGGGTAGCCGCTGCCAAATTGAAGCAGGATTTCATCATCATCAGCCGGGGTGATTCCACGCTGAGAGGGCACTATCCACTTGAAACGGAAGTTCTGAAAGAGACGCTTGAAGCATCTTCAGACAAGACAGTGGATGGAGAAGTACTGCTTCCGTTCTTTCAGGAAGGCGGCCGGTTTACAGTCAACAATGTCCATTATGTCCAATCAGGTGAAGAGCTTGTACCGGCAGGGGAAACCGAGTTTGCGAAGGATCGCACGTTTGGCTACGCCAACTCCCACTTAGGGGAATGGGTGGAGGAAAAAACAAAAGGCAACTATCCGGCAGAAAGCACGCTGTATATCTCGCTGGAACAATTGCGCTCTTTCCAAGTGGATCAGATTGCGGAACAATTGTGCAGGGTGGAGAACTTTAACAAAATTGTTGTAAACGCAATCGATCAGACGGATGTGAAGATTTTCACGATTGCGCTGATTCAGGCAATGAATGCGGGGAAAGATTTTCTTTTCAGAACAGCCGCAGCCCTTCCGAAGATTATTGGCGGGGTACCTGATAAGCCCCTTCTCACACGGAACGAGCTGATAACAAATGAAACAGGAAACGGCGGACTCATTGTGGTTGGCTCGCATGTCCGAAAGACTACCGAACAGCTTAATGAGTTAAAAAAATTGAGCTGGATTGAATTTATTGAATTCAACAGCCACCTCGTCCTTCAGCCTGAAAAATTTAAAGAAGAAACAAACCGGGTCATTGAAACAGCAGAGGCCCATATTCAATCAGGCAAAACGGTTGCGGTTTATACAAGCCGGGAGCGCCTGGATCTTGGCGAAAACAAAAAAGAAGAAGAATTGAAATTGTCTGTGACCATCTCGGATGCCGTCACAAGCATTGTAAAAAGACTCGAAGTCACACCGGAATTTTTGATTGCCAAAGGAGGCATCACGTCCAGTGATGTTGGAACAAAAGGCCTCTCCGTGAAGCGCGCGACGGTTTCCGGTCAGGTGCGCCCCGGAATTCCCGTTTGGAAGACTGGAAAGGAAAGCAAATATCCAGGCATGTCCTATGTGATTTTCCCCGGCAATGTAGGGTCGGTTACTGACTTAAGGGAAGTCGTTGAAATGTTAAGCGGAAAATAA